CAGCTCGGGCAGCCTGTTCGGTGCCAGTGGCAGTGCCAACTTCCTGTCGCGCACCACTGCGGTCCTCGCTGCGATCTTTTTCGTGGCCACGCTGGCCCTGGCCTATTTCGGCAATGCACGCCCTGCAGGCGTGGGAAGCGTGCTGGAAACCCCCGGCGCCGCGCCTGCCGTGCAACCGGTCGCACCGGCCTCTGCCTCCGCAGTGCCAGCACCGGCACCTGTCGTGCCTGCATCGGGCGCCGCGCAGATTCCGACGAAATAATTTTTACGAAAACCAACCGATTTCAAGGAGTCGGGTTTTTACGGAGTAGAATCCGGGATTGTCTGGAAAGCCAAATAACCCTTCGGGTTCCTCATGCCATCCAGATGTAGACATCAGCCGTCGTGGTGAAATTGGTAGACACGCTATCTTGAGGGGGTAGTGGCGAAAGCTGTGCGAGTTCGAGTCTCGCCGACGGCACCAACACACAAGCAAGCCCGCCCAGGCGCTCTTCGATCCAGGAGCGCGGGGTGCGGCCCCAGCGGTGAGTACTCCTCCAGATGAACCTCGATCAATACCTCCCCGTTCTTCTGTTCATCCTGGTCGGCATCGGAGTGGGGGTGGTGCCGCTGGTCCTGGGATATGTCCTGGGTCCCAATCGCCCTGACGCGGCAAAGAATTCCCCCTACGAATGCGGGTTCGAAGCGTTCGAGGACGCGCGCATGAAGTTCGATGTGCGCTATTACCTCGTCGCCATCCTTTTCATTCTTTTCGATCTGGAAATCGCATTCCTGTTTCCGTGGGCGGTCTCGCTGCACGAAGTGGGGGTGACCGGTTTCGTTGCCGTCATCGTCTTCCTGGCCATCCTGGTCGTGGGCTTTGCCTACGAGTGGAAAAAGGGTGCCCTGGATTGGGAATGATCTGGCCTCATAAGGAACGACACGATGATTGAAGGCGTGATGAAGGAAGGGTTCATCACCACGAGCTATGACTCCGTGGTGAATTGGGCCAAGACCGGATCGCTGTGGCCCATGACCTTTGGTCTGGCCTGCTGTGCGGTCGAGATGATGCATGCCGCCGCTGCACGCTACGACATCGGGCGTTTCGGCGCTGAAGTCTTCCGTGCGAGCCCTCGGCAGTCCGATCTGATGATCGTTGCCGGCACGCTGTGCAACAAGATGGCGCCGGCCCTGCGCAAGGTGTACGACCAGATGTCGGAGCCGCGGTGGGTCATTTCCATGGGTTCCTGTGCCAATGGCGGCGGGTACTACCACTACAGCTATTCCGTCGTGCGCGGCTGCGATCGCATCGTTCCAGTGGACGTGTATGTGCCAGGGTGTCCGCCCACTGCCGAAGCGCTCATCTACGGGATCATCCAGCTCCAGCAGAAGATCCGCCGTACCAATACCATCGCCCGCGTCTGAAGGGTTCAGCATGACAGCCATTGCCATTCGACCCGAAGCATTGCGGGATGCGGTTGCCGCTGTGCTCGGCGACAAGGCGCGCAGCATCACGCTCGCGCTCGACGAATTGACGGTTTCCGTTGCTGCAGGCGATTACCTTGCTGCGATGCAGTTGCTGCGCGATGCGCCAGGCTGCCAGTTCGAGCAGCTGGTCGATCTTTGCGGTCTCGATTACTCCACCTACGGCGACGTGGGCACGGAAGGCCCGCGCTACGCCGTGGTCTCCCACCTGCTGTCGGTGAGTCTCAACCAGCGCGTGCGCGTGCGCGTGTTCTGCCCCGATGACGACTTTCCGGTCGTGCCTTCGGTGTCCGATATCTGGAACTCGGCAAGCTGGTACGAGCGCGAGGCTTTCGATCTGTACGGCATCGTTTTCGATGGGCATCCCGATCTGCGCCGCATTCTCACGGATTACGGCTTCATCGGTTACCCCTTCCGCAAGGATTTCCCGCTGTCCGGCCACGTCGAGATGCGGTACGACACCGAGCAGCGCCGAGTGGTGTACGAGCCGGTGTCGATCGAGCCGCGCGAGATCACGCCCCGCATCATCCGCGAAGACAAGTACGGAGGCCTGCACTGAAGCGCGCCCTGCGCTTTCTGGTGACCCACGATGGCTGAAATCAAGAACTATTCCCTGAACTTTGGTCCGCAGCACCCGGCCGCACACGGGGTGCTGCGACTGGTGCTGGAGCTCGACGGCGAAGTCGTGCAGCGCGCCGATCCCCACATCGGACTGCTGCACCGCGCCACCGAAAAGCTCGCAGAGCACAAGACCTTCATCCAGTCGCTGCCCTACATGGACCGGCTGGACTATGTGTCGATGATGTGCAACGAGCACGCGTACTGCCTGGCCATCGAGAAGCTGCTCGGCCTGGACGTGCCGCTGCGTGCCCAGTACATCCGTGTGATGTTCTCCGAAATCACCCGTTTGCTGAACCACCTCATGTGGCTGGGTTCGCACGGAAACGATTGCGGCAGCTCCACCATCCTCATCTACACGTTCCGCGAGCGCGAAGACCTCTTCGACATGTACGAGGCCGTCTCGGGCGCGCGCATGCACGCCGCGTACTTCCGTCCCGGTGGCGTGTACCGAGACCTGCCCGATGCGATGCCTCAGTACAAGGCGAGCAAGGTCCGCAATGGCAAGGCGATCGAGGTCTTGAACCAGAATCGGCAAGGTTCGCTGCTGGACTTCATCGACGATTTCACGCAGCGCTTCCCCAAGTGCGTGGACGAGTACGAGACACTGCTCACCGACAACCGCATCTGGAAGCAGCGGACCGTCGACATCGGCGTGGTCACGCCCGAACGCGCCCTGAATCTGGGCATGACGGGGCCCATGCTGCGCGGATCCGGCATCGCCTGGGATCTGCGCAAGACGCAGCCCTACGATGTCTATGACCGCATGGAATTCGACATCCCGGTCGGCAAGACTGGCGACTGCTACGACCGCTATCTGGTGCGCGTGCAGGAAATGCGCCAGTCCAACCGCATCATCAAGCAGTGCGTGGACTGGCTCAAGGCCAACCCCGGCCCGGTGATTACCGACAACCATAAGGTGGCGCCACCGTCCCGCGAGTCCATGAAGTCGAACATGGAGGAGCTGATTCACCATTTCAAGCTCTTCACCGAAGGCTTCCGTGTTCCCGCGGGAGAGGCTTACGCGGCCGTGGAGCACCCCAAGGGCGAGTTCGGCATCTACCTCGTGAGCGACGGCGCCAACAAGCCGTACCGCCTCAAGATCCGCGCGCCGGGATTCGCCCATCTGGCGACCCTCGACGAAATGGCGCGCGGGCACATGATTGCCGATGCCGTGGCCATCATTGGCACGATGGACATCGTGTTCGGAGAGATTGACCGATGAGTACCGAAGCGAACCAACCCGCCGGCGCTGCGCCGGTGACCGAAGCGACCCTGGCCCGCTTTGCGCGCGAAGTGGCCAAGTACCCGCCGGAGCAGAAGCAGTCCGCGGTGATGGCCTGCCTGGCCATCGTCCAGCAGGAGCAGGGCTGGGTCAGCACCGAGAGCGAAGCCGTCATCGCCGAAGTGCTGGGCATGCCGCAGATCGCAGTGCATGAAGTCACGACCTTCTACAACATGTACAACCAGCAGCCGCTGGGCAAGTACAAGCTCAACGTGTGCACCAACCTGCCGTGCCAGTTGCGCGATGGCCAGAAGGCCCTGCACCACCTCGAGAAGAAGCTCGGCATTTCCATGGGTGAAACCACGCCGGACGGCCTGTTCACCCTGCAGCAGTGCGAGTGCCTGGGCGCCTGTGCCGATTCGCCGGTGATGCTGGTCAACGACCGCACCATGTGCAGCTTCATGGACAACGAAAAGCTCGACCAGCTCGTGGACGGGTTGCGTCAGGCCGAGGACGCTGCAGTTTCGCGGGTGGAGGGACAGGCATGACCACCGCAGCACAGATCCTTTCGCAGTTCCAGGCCACGGGTGTCCAGACCTGCTTCCACGATCGCCACATCGAGCCGCAGATCTATGCCGGCCTCGACGGCACGAACTGGAGCATCAAGGACTACGAGGCGCGCGGTGGCTACCAGGCCCTGCGCAAGATTCTGGGCGCCGACGGCGGCGAGCCGCTGACGCAGGACCAGGTCATCGCCACGGTCAAGGAATCCGGACTGCGCGGCCGGGGTGGCGCGGGCTTCCCCACGGGCCTGAAGTGGAGCTTCATGCCCCGCTCGTTCCCCGGGCAGAAGTACCTCGTCTGCAATTCCGATGAAGGCGAGCCGGGTACCTGCAAGGACCGCGACATCCTGCAGTTCAACCCGCACATCGTCATCGAAGGCATGATCATCGCGGCCTTCGCGATGGGCATCTCGGTGGGCTACAACTACATCCACGGCGAGATCTTCCAGACCTACGACCGTTTCGAAGCCGCGCTGGAAGAGGCGCGCGCTGCCGGCTATCTCGGCAACGGCATCCTGGGCAGCAGCTTCAGCTTCCAGCTCCATGCGGCCCATGGCTTCGGCGCCTACATCTGCGGCGAAGAAACGGCCTTGCTGGAATCGCTGGAAGGCAAGAAGGGCCAGCCCCGCTTCAAGCCACCGTTCCCGGCGAGCTTCGGCCTGTATGGCAAGCCGACGACGATCAACAACACCGAGACCTTCGCGGCGGTGCCCTGGATCATCCGCAACGGCGGTGCCGCCTATCTGGCCTGCGGCAAGCCCAACAACGGCGGCACCAAGATCTTCTCGGTGTCCGGCGACGTGGAAAAGCCCGGCAACTACGAAGTGCCCATGGGCACGCCCTTCGCCAGGCTGCTCGAACTGGCCGGTGGCGTGCGCAAGGGCCGCCAGCTCAAGGCCGTGATCCCCGGAGGCTCTTCCGCTCCCGTGCTGCCGGCCTCCGTCATCATGGAATGCACGATGGATTACGACTCCATCGCCAAGGCCGGATCGATGCTGGGCTCCGGCGCGGTGATCGTCATGGACGATTCCCGCAGCATGGTGGAAAGCCTTCTGCGGCTGTCCTATTTCTATTCGCACGAATCCTGCGGCCAGTGCACCCCCTGCCGCGAAGGCACGGGCTGGATGTGGCGCGTGATCGACCGCATCCAGAACGGCCAGGGCCGCGAGGGCGATCTGGACCTGCTCAATTCGGTGGCGGACAACATCCAGGGGCGCACCATCTGCGCCCTGGGCGACGCGGCGGCCATGCCGGTGCGCGCGATGATCAAGCACTTCCGTCCTGAATTCGAAGCGCTGATCCGCAACAAGACGAGCCCCCAGACTCCGGCCTCCGCCTGATCGAGAGAAACGCATATGGTTGAAATCGAACTCGACGGGAAGAAGGTGGAAGTCGCCGAAGGCTGCATGGTGATGCATGCAGCCGAGAAGGCGGGCACCTACATCCCCCATTTCTGCTACCACAAGAAGCTCTCCATCGCTGCCAACTGCCGCATGTGCCTGGTAGACGTGGAAAAAGCCCCCAAGCCGATGCCGGCCTGCGCCACGCCCGTGACGCAGGGCATGATCGTGCGCACCAAGAGCGACAAGGCGATCAAGGCCCAGCAGTCGGTCATGGAATTCCTGCTGATCAACCACCCGCTGGATTGCCCGATCTGCGACCAGGGTGGCGAGTGCCAACTGCAGGATCTGGCGGTGGGCTACGGCGGCTCCTCTTCTCGCTACGAAGAGGAAAAACGCGTGGTGTTCCACAAGGATGTCGGGCCGCTCATCTCCATGGAAGAGATGACGCGCTGCATCCACTGCACGCGTTGCGTCCGCTTCGGCCAGGAGGTCGCGGGTGTGATGGAGCTGGGAATGATCCACCGCGGCGAACACTCCGAGATCACCACGGTGCTGGGCGATACGGTGGATTCCGAGATGTCGGGCAACATGATCGACATCTGCCCGGTGGGCGCGCTCACGAGCAAGCCCTTCCGCTACAGCGCTCGCACGTGGGAGCTGTCGCGCCGCAAGTCGGTGAGCCCGCACGATTCGACGGGTGCGAACCTCATCGTGCAGGTCAAGAACCACCGGGTCATGCGCGTCGTTCCGTTCGAGAACGAAGACGTCAACGAATGCTGGATCGCCGACCGCGACCGGTTCTCCTACGAAGCGCTGAACGCTCCGGACCGCCTCACGAAGCCCATGCTCAAGCAGGGTGGCGAGTGGAAGGAAGTGGACTGGCAGACGGCCCTCGAATACGTGGCCAATGGCCTGCAGGGCATTCGCTCGGAGCACGGTGCGCAGAGCATCGGCGCCCTCGTCAGCCCCCACAGCACCCTGGAAGAGCTGCACCTCGCCGCCGCGCTCGTGCGCGGCCTGGGCAGCGACAACATCGACTACCGCCTGCGCAATGCCGAGTTCGCTGCGCCGGAAGGCATCCGCTGGCTGGGCATGCCCATCGCGGCGCTGTCGTCCTTGCAGTCCGTGCTGGTCGTGGGCTCCAACCTGCGCAAGGACCATCCGCTGTTTGCCCAGCGCATCCGCCAGGCGGCCCGCAAGGGCTGTGCCGTGACCGCCATCAACGCCGTGGCCCATGACTGGGCCATGCCGATGGCGCAATCCATCGTGGCGCCGGCGTCCGACTGGGCAGCGGCCCTGGCCGACATCGCCGCTGCGGTGGCGCAGGAGCGCGGCGTGGACGCCCCTGTGGCTTCCGGCAAGGCGACCGACGCTGCGTTGGCCGTGGCCCGTTCGCTCGCTTCCGGCGAAGGCCGCGCCGTGCTGCTGGGCAATGCCGCAGCGCACCATCCGCACGCCTCTTCGCTGCTGGCCCTGGCGCAATGGATCGGTGCCCAGACGGGCGCCGTGGTGGGCTATCTCACCGAGGCAGCCAACACGGTGGGCGCCCAGTTCGTCGGCGCACAGCCGCAGCAGGGCGGTTTCGACGCGGGGCGCATGTTGGCCGGTGGATTGAAGGCCGTGCTGCTGCTCAACACCGAGCCCGTGCTGGATTCTGCGGCCGGCCCCCAGGCGGCTGCCGCGCTGGCACAGGCCGGCATGGTGGTCACGCTGAGCCCTTTCAAAACCAATCTGGAATTCAGCGACGTGCTGCTGCCCATCGCCCCGTTCACTGAAACCTCCGGCAGCTTCGTGAACGCCGAAGGCCGCCTCCAGGGTTTCCACGCGGTGGTCAAGCCGCTGGGCGATGCGCGTCCCGCATGGAAAGTCCTGCGCGTGCTGGGTAATCTGCTGGGCGTACCGGGCATCGCATTCGAGACTTCCCAGGACGTGCTGTCCCATGCCATGGGGATCGCCGCCGGTAGCGCGCTGCCGTCGCACCTGCCTGCCGAACGCCTGGGCAACGCCACAGGCGCCGCTGCGAGCGTGCCCACGGGCGCGGCTGCGCAACCCGTGGTGGCCTCCATCTACCAGCTCGACGGCCTCGTGCGCCGCGCGCCCTCCCTGCAACTGACGGCCGATGCGCGCCAGGCTGCATCGGCTTCGATGGTCGCGGAAGGAGCCGCAGCATGATCGACGCGCTCTACAACGGCGGGTTGAACCTCGTCGCGGCAACCTGGTGGACGGGTGCCGTCTGGCCCGTGCTCTGGAACCTGCTCAAGATCGTTGCCATCGTGGCGCCGCTCATGGGTGCGGTGGCCTACCTCACGCTCTGGGAGCGCAAGCTGCTGGGTTTCATGCAGGTGCGCCATGGCCCCAACCGCGTGGGCCCCTTCGGCCTGCTGCAACCCCTGGCCGACGGCCTCAAGCTGCTCACCAAGGAAATCATCCAGCCCACGGCGGCCAGCAAGGGCCTCTTCATCCTGGGCCCGGTGATGGCCATCATGCCGGCGCTCGCGGCGTGGGTGGCGATTCCCTTCGGTCCCGACGTGGCGCTGGCCAACGTCAACGCCGGCCTGCTGCTGATCATGGCGATCACCTCGATCGAGGTGTACGGCGTGATCATCGCGGGCTGGGCATCCAACTCCAAGTACGCCTTCCTGGGCGCGCTGCGTGCATCGGCCCAGATGGTGAGCTATGAAATCGCGATGGGCTTCTGCTTCCTCGTGGTCATCATGGTTTCGGGCAGCATGAACCTGACGCAGATCGTCCTGAGCCAGGGGCAGGGCACGATGGCGAACGCCGGCCTGTCCTTCCTGTCGTGGAACTGGCTGCCGCTGCTGCCCATCTTCATCGTCTACCTGATCTCGGGCGTGGCCGAAACCAACCGCCATCCCTTCGACGTGGTGGAAGGCGAAGCCGAAATCGTGGCTGGCCACATGGTCGAGTACTCGGGCATGGGCTTCGCGATCTTCTTCCTGGCCGAATACGCCAGCATGTGGCTCGTGTCCATCCTGGGCGTGACCATGTTCCTGGGTGGATGGCTGTCGCCGGTGGCGGCGCTGGACTTCATCCCGGGCTGGATCTGGCTGGGCCTCAAGACCTTCCTCGTGGTGTCCATGTTCATCTGGATCCGCGCGACCTTCCCGCGCTTCCGGTATGACCAGATCATGCGCCTGGGCTGGAAGATCTTCATTCCGGTCACGCTGGTGTGGCTGCTGATCGTGGGCGCCTGGTTGCTGTCGCCCTGGAACATCTGGAAATAAGCGGGACACGACACCATGGCTGCTGTTGCTGCTGCTACGACATCTTTTTCCCTCAAGGACTTTTTCAAGAGCTTCATGCTCGTGGAATTGGTCAAGGGCATGGCCCTGACCGGTCGCTATGCATTCCGCCGCAAGGTGACGGTGCAGTTCCCCGAAGAGAAGACGCCGCTTTCGCCGCGCTTCCGGGGTCTGCACGCGTTGCGCCGCTATGAGAACGGCGAAGAGCGCTGCATCGCCTGCAAGCTCTGCGAAGCGGTGTGCCCGGCGCTGGCGATCACGATCGAATCCGACGTGCGGGCCGACGGCTCGCGCCGTACCACGCGGTACGACATCGACCTGACCAAGTGCATCTTCTGCGGTTTCTGCGAAGAGAGCTGCCCGGTCGATTCCATCGTCGAGACCCAGATCCTCGAATACCACGGCGAGAAGCGCGGCGATCTGTACTTCACGAAGGACATGCTCCTGGCGGTCGGCGATCGCTACGAGACCGAGATCGCTGCCGCCAAGGCGGCCGACGCCAAGTACCGCTGATCGCGGCCTCCTGAACCTTTACAAGAATCGATTCATGGACGCCAAGACTGGTTTCTTCTATCTGTTCTCGGTGGTGCTGCTCTATGCGGCCTTCCGGGTCATCACCGCGCGCAACCCGGTTCACGCGGTGCTCCACCTGATCCTCGCGTTCTCGCAGGCCGCGGCCATCTGGCTGCTGCTGAAGGCCGAGTTCCTGGCCATCGCGCTCGTGCTGGTCTACCTCGGCGCGGTGATGGTGCTGTTCCTCTTCGTCGTGATGATGCTGGACATCCACATCGACACCGTGCGGCAGGGTTTCTGGCGGCACTTCCCGCTTGCGGCGTTCATCGGCGCCCTGATCGCGCTGGAAATGGCCGCCGTGCTCATGGGCGGCTTCCGCGGCATGGACGAACCCAAGGCCGTGGCCGCCATGGTGGATGCCGCAGGCAACGCCGTGCAGTACTCCAATACCAAGGCCCTCGGCAAGCTGCTCTACACCGAGTACCTGTACCCGGTCGAGATCGCGGCCGTGATCCTGCTGGTGGCCATGATCGCCGCCATCGCACTGACGCTGCGCCAGCGCAAGGACACCAAGGTCACCACCGTGTCCGACCAGGTCCGCGTGCGTGCCGCTGACCGCGTGCAGCTGGTGAAGGTCGCCGCGACGCAGCAGCCTGCGCAAGAGGTGGTGGCGCCCGCAGCCGCCGAGGAGAAGAAGCCATGACGTTGACCCTGGGCCATTTCCTGTCGCTCGGCGCGATGCTTTTCGCCCTGGCGGTGATCGGCATCTTCCTGAACCGCAAGAACCTCATCGTCCTGCTCATGGCCATCGAGCTGATGCTCCTGGCCGTGAACATGAACTTCGTCGCGTTCTCCCATTACCTGGGCGACATGCACGGACAGGTGTTCGTGTTCTTCATCCTGACGGTCGCTGCGGCCGAATCCGCCATCGGCCTCGCGATCCTGGTGCTGCTGTTCCGCAACAAGTCCAGCATCGATGCGGAAGATCTCAACGCCCTCAAGGGTTGATCGCCGGTACTTGCAAGGTTCTCAAGAATGAGTCAAACCCTTTCAGCTTCGACGCTCCTCGCCGTGCCGCTGGCGCCGCTGGTGGGCTCTGCGCTCGCCGGCATTTTCGGCACGGCCTTCGGTGGCAACCGGATCGGACGCCGTGCGAGCCATACGCTCACGATCCTCGGCGTTTTCGTCGCGTTCGTGCTCTCGGCCCTGACCTTCAAGAGCGTGGCGCTCGAAGGCGCGCGCTTCAACGAGACGCTCTACACCTGGATGGTGGTGGGCGGCCTCAAGATGGAGGTGGGTTTCCTCGTGGACACGCTCACCGCCATGATGATGTGCGTGGTGACGTTCGTGTCGCTCATGGTCCACCTCTACACCATCGGCTACATGGAAGAGGACGAGGGCTACAACCGCTTCTTCTCCTACATCTCGCTCTTCACGTTCTCGATGCTCATGCTGGTCATGAGCAACAACCTGCTCCAGCTGTTCTTCGGCTGGGAGGCGGTGGGCCTCGTGTCGTACCTGCTGATCGGCTTCTGGTTCAACAAGCCCACGGCGATCTTCGCGAACATGAAGGCGTTCCTCGTGAACCGGGTCGGTGACTTCGGCTTCATCCTGGGCATCGGCCTGATCGCTGCCTACACCGGCTCGCTGAACTACAGCGAGATCTTCGGCAAGGCGAATGAGCTGGGTGCGCTGGCCTTCCCAGGCACCGACTGGATGCTGATCACCGTGATCTGCATCTGCCTGTTCATCGGTGCCATGGGCAAGAGCGCGCAGTTCCCGCTGCACGTCTGGCTGCCCGACTCCATGGAAGGCCCCACGCCCATTTCGGCGCTGATCCACGCGGCCACGATGGTGACGGCCGGCATCTTCATGGTGTCGCGCATGTCCCCGCTGTTCGAACTGTCCGACACCGCGCTGAACTTCATCCTGGTCATCGGCGCGATCACGGCGCTGTTCATGGGTTTCCTGGGCATCATCCAGAACGACATCAAGCGCGTGGTGGCCTATTCCACGCTCTCGCAGCTCGGCTACATGACGGTGGCGCTGGGTGCCTCGGCTTACTCGGTGGCGGTCTTCCACCTGATGACCCACGCGTTCTTCAAGGCCCTGCTGTTCCTGGGCGCAGGCTCGGTCATCATGGGCATGCACCACAACCAGGACATCCGCTGGATGGGCGGCGTGCGCAAGTACATGCCCATCACCTGGATCACCTCGCTGCTGGGCTCGCTGGCACTGATCGGCACGCCGCTGTTCTCGGGTTTCTATTCCAAGGACAGCATCATCGAAGCCGTGCATGCCAGCACGCTGCCTGCCGCGGGCTTCGCGCACTTCGCGGTGCTGGCCGGCGTGTTCATCACGGCGTTCTATTCGTTCCGGATGTACTTCCTCGTCTTCCATGGCAAGGAGCGCTACGACCAGAATCCGGACGCCCACCACGATGACCACCACGCGCACGACGACCACCATGGGCATGGCCACGACGCCAAGCCGCACGAGTCTCCGTGGGTCGTCACCGTGCCGCTCATCTTGCTGGCGATCCCTTCGGTGGTGATCGGCTTCCTGGCGATCCAGCCGATGCTGTTCGGCGACTTCTTCAAGGACGTGATCTTCGTGGACGCGGCCAAGCACCCCGCGATGGCGGAGCTGGCTGAGATCTTCCACGGCCCGCTGGCAATGGCCGTCCACGGCCTGCAGACCGCACCCTTCTGGCTGGCCCTGGCCGGCGTGGCGGTGTCCTACTACATGTACATGGTGAACCCGGCGCTGCCGGCGGCCATCAAGCGCGGCTGCGGTCCCATCTACCGCCTGCTCGAGAACAAGTACTACCTCGACTGGATCAACGAGAACATCGTGGCGCGTGGCGCCCGTGCGCTGGGCACCGGCCTCTGGAAGGGCGGCGACCAGGCGGTGATCGACGGCACGTTGGTCAATGGCTCGTGGAAGCTGGTCGGCTGGATCTCGGGCATCGTGCGCTGGATGCAGTCGGGCTACATCTACCACTACGCACTCGTCATGATCCTCGGGGTGTTCGCGCTCATGACGTACTTCGTGTGGCTCAACAAGTAGGGGAACAATAAAAATGGGTTTGTTGAGTCTTGCCATCTGGACGCCGATCGCATTCGGCGCCCTGCTGCTGGCCTTCGGCCGCGATGAACATGCGCGTGCCGTCCGCTGGATCGCGCTGGTCGGTGCGCTGATCGGGTTCGCCGTGACGGTGCCGCTCTACAGCGGCTTCGACAACGGCACCGCGGCCGCGCAGTTCGTCGAGAAACTGCTCTGGATCGAGCGCTTCAACGTGCACTACCACCTGGGCGTGGACGGCATCTCGTTCTGGTTCGTGCCGCTCACGGCCTTCATCACGGTGATCGTGGTGATCGCTTCGTGGGAGTCGATCACCGAGCGCGTGAACCAGTACATGGGCGCGTTCCTGATCCTGTCGGGCCTCATGATCGGCGTGTTCAGCGCACGGGACGGCCTGCTGTTCTACGTCTTCTTCGAAGCCACGCTGATCCCGATGTACCTCATCATCGGCATCTGGGGCGGCCCGAACAAGATCTACGCGGCGTTCAAGTTCTTCCTGTATACGCTGCTCGGCTCGCTGCTGATGCTGATCGCGCTGATCTACCTGTACAACCAGTCCGGCGGCAGCTTCGACATCGCCACCTGGCACCAGCTGCCCCTGTCGGCGCGCGCCCAGACCCTGCTGTTCTTCGCGTTCTTCGCGGCCTTCGCGGTCAAGGTGCCGATGTGGCCGGTGCACACCTGGCTGCCCGACGTGCACGTGGAGGCGCCCACGGGCGGCTCCGCCGTGCTGGCGGCCATCATGCTGAAGCTCGGCGCCTACGGTTTCCTGCGCTTCTCGATGCCCATCGCGCCCGATGCGGCGCGCGAATGGGCCTGGCTCATGATCGCGCTGTCGCTGGTGGCCGTGATCTACGTGGGCCTCGTGGCCATGGTGCAGAAGGACATGAAGAAGCTGGTGGCGTATTCGTCCGTGGCGCACATGGGCTTCGTCACGCTGGGCTTCTTCATCTTCAACGACCTGGGCGTGTCCGGCGGTCTCGTGCAGATGATCGCCCACGGCTTCGTGTCGGGCGCGATGTTCCTCTCGATCGGCGTGCTGTACGACCGCGTGCACTCCCGCGAGATCGCGGCCTACGGCGGCGTGGTCAACACGATGCCCAAGTTCGCGGCCTTCGCGCTGCTGTTCGCCATGGCCAACTGCGGCCTGCCGGGCACTGCCGGGTTCGTGGGCGAGTGGATGGTGATCCTCGGTGCCGTGAAGGCCAACTTCTGGGTGGGCCTGGCCGCTGCCACGGCGCTGATCTTCGGTGCCGCCTACACGCTGTGGATGTTCAAGCGCGTGTACCTCGGCCCGGTGGGCAACGACAACGTGCGCGGGCTGTCGGACATCGACAGCCGCGAATTCCTGGTGATGGCCGTGCTGGCTGCGGCAGTGCTCTACATGGGCCTGTATCCGCGCCCCTTCACCGATGTGATGGATGTGTCGGTGGCCGAGCTGCTCAAGCACGTGGCGCAGACCAAGCTCCACTGAACCGACTGACAACGAGAGA
The DNA window shown above is from Acidovorax sp. NCPPB 4044 and carries:
- the nuoG gene encoding NADH-quinone oxidoreductase subunit NuoG translates to MVEIELDGKKVEVAEGCMVMHAAEKAGTYIPHFCYHKKLSIAANCRMCLVDVEKAPKPMPACATPVTQGMIVRTKSDKAIKAQQSVMEFLLINHPLDCPICDQGGECQLQDLAVGYGGSSSRYEEEKRVVFHKDVGPLISMEEMTRCIHCTRCVRFGQEVAGVMELGMIHRGEHSEITTVLGDTVDSEMSGNMIDICPVGALTSKPFRYSARTWELSRRKSVSPHDSTGANLIVQVKNHRVMRVVPFENEDVNECWIADRDRFSYEALNAPDRLTKPMLKQGGEWKEVDWQTALEYVANGLQGIRSEHGAQSIGALVSPHSTLEELHLAAALVRGLGSDNIDYRLRNAEFAAPEGIRWLGMPIAALSSLQSVLVVGSNLRKDHPLFAQRIRQAARKGCAVTAINAVAHDWAMPMAQSIVAPASDWAAALADIAAAVAQERGVDAPVASGKATDAALAVARSLASGEGRAVLLGNAAAHHPHASSLLALAQWIGAQTGAVVGYLTEAANTVGAQFVGAQPQQGGFDAGRMLAGGLKAVLLLNTEPVLDSAAGPQAAAALAQAGMVVTLSPFKTNLEFSDVLLPIAPFTETSGSFVNAEGRLQGFHAVVKPLGDARPAWKVLRVLGNLLGVPGIAFETSQDVLSHAMGIAAGSALPSHLPAERLGNATGAAASVPTGAAAQPVVASIYQLDGLVRRAPSLQLTADARQAASASMVAEGAAA
- the nuoH gene encoding NADH-quinone oxidoreductase subunit NuoH produces the protein MIDALYNGGLNLVAATWWTGAVWPVLWNLLKIVAIVAPLMGAVAYLTLWERKLLGFMQVRHGPNRVGPFGLLQPLADGLKLLTKEIIQPTAASKGLFILGPVMAIMPALAAWVAIPFGPDVALANVNAGLLLIMAITSIEVYGVIIAGWASNSKYAFLGALRASAQMVSYEIAMGFCFLVVIMVSGSMNLTQIVLSQGQGTMANAGLSFLSWNWLPLLPIFIVYLISGVAETNRHPFDVVEGEAEIVAGHMVEYSGMGFAIFFLAEYASMWLVSILGVTMFLGGWLSPVAALDFIPGWIWLGLKTFLVVSMFIWIRATFPRFRYDQIMRLGWKIFIPVTLVWLLIVGAWLLSPWNIWK
- the nuoI gene encoding NADH-quinone oxidoreductase subunit NuoI; its protein translation is MAAVAAATTSFSLKDFFKSFMLVELVKGMALTGRYAFRRKVTVQFPEEKTPLSPRFRGLHALRRYENGEERCIACKLCEAVCPALAITIESDVRADGSRRTTRYDIDLTKCIFCGFCEESCPVDSIVETQILEYHGEKRGDLYFTKDMLLAVGDRYETEIAAAKAADAKYR
- a CDS encoding NADH-quinone oxidoreductase subunit J, coding for MDAKTGFFYLFSVVLLYAAFRVITARNPVHAVLHLILAFSQAAAIWLLLKAEFLAIALVLVYLGAVMVLFLFVVMMLDIHIDTVRQGFWRHFPLAAFIGALIALEMAAVLMGGFRGMDEPKAVAAMVDAAGNAVQYSNTKALGKLLYTEYLYPVEIAAVILLVAMIAAIALTLRQRKDTKVTTVSDQVRVRAADRVQLVKVAATQQPAQEVVAPAAAEEKKP
- the nuoK gene encoding NADH-quinone oxidoreductase subunit NuoK, with the translated sequence MTLTLGHFLSLGAMLFALAVIGIFLNRKNLIVLLMAIELMLLAVNMNFVAFSHYLGDMHGQVFVFFILTVAAAESAIGLAILVLLFRNKSSIDAEDLNALKG